ATAATATCCTCCCCACGGGCACGTGCGGCAGCTTTCGCCTTATTGACCTCCGCAAAAACATAAGGAGGCAGGCGGCGGATACGGTGAAATTCTTCGGTCATAACGCTCTGTTCTCTGTACTCAGCTAAAATGCGATAGGCTTGCCCTTGATAGCGGGATCACAATGGACATTTGTCAACGGAAAGATAAGCAACGTGGAAGGCAGGCGCTTACCCTCCGGCCTGCTCAACACGCGCGCCATGGCCAAGCGGCGTTGCCGCGAGCCGGATTTCCCGCGCGGGGATGCCCAGCCGCATAAAAGCCTCCCCGACACGTTTTGCGCGCAGAATAGCGAGATGCATTGCAGCCATCTGGTCCGACAAACTGAAAGAAACCGCGTCTCCATGACCGGTGATGCGCATGACCTGGCCGGAGAGATGTTGTCCCTTCAAACGATTGATGGATTTCTGCCCCTCCATATCTAGAACGTCCGATGTCGCCTGAAACTGGACAAGGCCCCCGGGCGGGTCCGCGCGGAAGGATTGCGGGAGGGGGGGAATGATAAGTTTTGTATCGGGAATGGCGAAGCCCGCGAAAACGGGCGGCGGCGGCGCGTCAGGGATGGGTGGTATTTCACCAGCCGTGATGAGGGGCGGCGCGAAACGCGTCACTTGCGGCAGATCATCATTTGTCGCGTCCTGCGTCGGCGCAGTATGAGGTGTTTCGGGGGATGCGACCGGCATGGTCGATGACGCCGCCTGCCCCGAACCGCCCGGATGACCCGATTGCCGCTTGGCATTTCGCGATGCTGATGGTGAGGGAGAGATCGGGTCCAGCACAAGTGACCCATCGCGCACGGCCAGATATTGCGCATCATTCCTCTGTTCGATCAATTTTTCCGACAACGTTTTGCGGGCTTCAGTGCTCGGAAAGGTCACTGTGTGGCGAGGCACACGCCCGACTTTCGGGTAAGGCTTGTCGAAACCGGGGGGCGGCAATAAGGGGCCGGCAATCACCCTGCCCTGTAAATCATGCGTCAGGTCGGAAAAATTCTCGACGGCGTCTTTCTGCCCACAGGCTGACAGCGCGGTCATTCCCAGCATCAGACAGAAACGGAGCCTAATCATGGCTTCTGACTTGCGCACATCACGCCCCTTCCCGGCCAAACCAAGCGCGTGGCCACTCAGCAGGCGCACCACACATCGGGCATGATACGCATGAAGCGCGGGGTGAGCAAATATTGTCTGCAACCGCGCGCTTCATGCGTATCATGCCCCTCCATGAAGCGCGGGGAAAGCCCGCTGCCTTACGGATGCGAGAGGGACATTTGTAATCCCCTTTGTTGCAGCCTGTAATAGAGGGGTTCGACAACGTTACGTGCGACAATAAGCGGCGCGGCCGATGCGCTGTGCCAGTATTTGATAGGCGCGTGATGGGCGGTTTCAGTTTCATAGTCCCGGAAAGCCGCGCGGTTATCGGTATCGAGGTAGCTCTCCGTCAGCAAATCGTTCGCCTCGATAATAGCGTGCTCCTCTGTCTCAATATGGCAATATGTGTAGGCGCGAAGGGCCTTCTCATAGGAGATCGTGATTCCGTTGACCAGCATCCTTGCAGGGATGAAAGCACCGTCACAGAAAATGCAGTGATCCGCCGTCACTAGAAGGTCATGCGTCGGTTCACCCGGGCCGAATGCATGGGCACGGATCCGCACAGGCGCGCCGGAAAAATTGTCCGGCAAGGAGGAGCGAACGTGACACCGGGCCCGACCTGCCCAGATGACACGATCTGCATTGCGGGACCCGTTATACGCCACCGTCACCCAATCTCCGGGACGGATATGCTGAACAAGCTTGAACCCGCCCGGCACAGCGATGCGCGCGTTTTTGAGAAAGCAGACGATGGAGCTGAAAGCGTCCTCAGTCGAGTAATGGTCGGTGTACGTACGTGGCCCGGCCGTCCATGAATGGTTGTTCATGTCGTAATCGACGATCTGGGACGGCGGCAGCGCGCCTAAAGGCTCTGCGGAGAGGATGAAGTGACGAAACGGGCTGTTCGTGGACTCCAGAATGACGGAATCATGGGTGTAATCAAGCTGCCAGAAAAGTTTGTCAGGTTCGTAGGAGATCGCGTGAGTAACGCCACGATCATCCACAAAATACATAATGTTGTCCTTAAAAGTAACGGGGATGTTTTTCCAACTGTAATTGGTGTCTTCATCGATTCGATACCGAAGGCGCACACCGCCACTTTCGGAACTCACCAGATGACCATCCTGAAGAGCGTAGATACTGAAGGTGTAGGTCCCCGACTTTGGAACGGACATATACTTCCTCCTATTATTATTACCGAATCGTATTAGGCTTAGAGAGCGTAATTATATTATTTCAACAATATTAAGATAGTCATTATATCAGGTTTTCTTAAAACTATGTTGAAAGTTCTTGTAATTCCCGCAAAAATAACCGTTAACCGCTCGATAACTATTCTGAGAGGCGCCACATACCCGCCTAAATGGCGTCATGAGAACTTCGACAGGGCTTCGCAAACGAGTTTGGGCTTGTGAGCTGCGTTCATGGAAGGCACAATGGCGAGCTCAACCGCCGACCGTGAGATAGGACCAGTGCGTATGCAGGCAAAATCCGACTTCCCTTCACAGTTCAATGTCGCGCGACTTCAAGGCGCCTCTCCCACCTCCATTCGTTCGGCTGACCCGGAGCCCGCCACACCGGATAGCGGCAATACGGAAGCCGCCCCCGCCCCGGGCGCGAGCAATGTTGAGAACAAACTGTTTGAGCAGCGTACGGTTCTCATTTTCGGCGGCATTGACGATAAGATTGCGCGGGACGCGACGGCGCGCCTTCTCGCTCTGGCCAGCGAGTCCGATAAGCCCATTGATGTTTACGTCAATTCACCCGGTGGCCATGTGGAGAGTGGTGACACGATCCATGACGTCATCAAGTTTGTGGATGAAAAGGCCCCGGTCAATATGATTGGCACGGGTTGGGTCGCGTCCGCAGGTGCCTTGATATTTGCTGCCGGGCATCGTGACCGCCGCTTCTGCCTACCGAACACGCGTTTTCTTTTGCATCAGCCCGCAGGTGGGGTGCGGGGACCGGCCTCGGATATTGCAATTGAGGCAAGGGAGATTTTAAAAATGCGCGAGAGGCTCAATCATCTCTTTGCCAAGGTCACCGGGCAAGATTATGAAAAAATCGTCAAAGACACGGATCGCAATCACTGGCTTTCTGCTGAGGAGGCGATCTCTTACGGACTTGTCTCGCGCGTTATCTCTCAGATGTCAGAGCTCCCGCGCTGATCAAACCGGGGAGTCACCGCATGAGTAAGCTTGAAGAAATTTATTCCCACCTGCCGGATGCACCGACTGAGAAGACGCTTGCTAAAGCGGATTATGAAGCGCGGCACTGGAGCAGCCCTGTGCAAGGCCCCCTTAAACCCGGGTCGGCGGCGCATAAAAAGGTAGTGGCGGATATGTTCCGCGAGACGTTTAATCCGTACAAGCCCTCCGTCATCAAATGGCCTGAGCTTGACCCCGTGACGCTGAAACGCATCACCTCCCTCTCGATCTGGGATATTGCCGCCCAGACAGAGGGGAAGGCGCGGCTGCGTATGGCAGCCTACGCCGATATGATTGATGACCCGGATATGAAAGATGCGCTCTCACGCAATGCGTGAGAGGAAAATCGTCACAAGGAAGTGCTGTCAAACCTCGTCGCGGCATATGACATCAAGATGGCGCCGGAGCCACCTTACATCACCCCTAAAGATACGGAGTGGGCCTATCTGGTGACAGGTTTCTCCGAATGTGTGGATAGTTTCTTTGCTTTCGGTCTCTTCGCTCTGGCGGAACAGGCTGGCCTTTTCCCCATGGAGCTGGTCGAAACATTTGAACCGGTAATGCAGGAGGAATGTCGGCATATCCTCCTATTTGCGAATTGGTTGGCCTGGCATCGCGCCGTCATGCCGTGGTGGAAACGCCCCTGGTTTGAGGCGCGGGTAGCGGCAGTCTGGGCTTTTCTGGCTTATGAGCGCATGGACCTTGCCAAATCGATGGATCAGGACGGCAACGAATATACGCAGGACAATAATTTCACCGTCAGTGGCGCGAAAGAGATGACGGATATCGACATCAAATTGCCGGCGCTCATGCAGCTTTGTCTGGATGAAAATGACCGGCGTTTTGCGTATTACGACCATCGTTTACGCCGTCAAACCACCATGCCCAATCTGGTCCGTACCGGCCTCGCGGCCTATCGCGCCTGGGATAAAATCAGCCGCAAAGTGCGGAAGCGGCGCCTGGTAGCCTGAAGTGCGCGGCGGGAAGCGCCCCGCCCTCGTCAGTTTCGTTAAATCATCCTATACTTAAAAGTCCAGCCCTCAATTGAGGGGCCGGGCACAGGTGCTCGCCCTCCCACCATTCTTTAAGGGGGTGTTCGGCGGGGCTGCCGACCCGCTTTGGCGGCATCATGCAAAGATATCCCGAAATGAGGATGAGAATGAGAGCGACGCCATAGGCGGGCACAAAAACCTCCCCGAAAAACATCACCAGCTAGATCGCCGACAAGATCGGGGAGAGGAAAATAAGCGCGGCCGTCTCGCTGGCATCACCGCGGGCACAGGCGAGAACCCAGAGGATATAAGAGACACCATTGATAAAGATACCATTCGTCAGGACAGACACGAGATTGACGTCTTCCAGATGCGGAAGCTGGCTTAACGACGTCATCAGGATGAGAGAGCCAATCATCGACGCAAAAAACAGCCAGAATGTCCCGATAAACGCGTCCGAGACGAAATTCTTACTGAGGGTCGACATCAGCGCAAAGCAGAAAGCCCCGGCCAGCACAATCAGGATGGATATCGGGTCGGAGATATTGAGTGACGTGATGTGCCCCTTCGTCACCGCGATGAGAAAGGCGAAACTACCCACGGCGAGATCGAGAGCTTTGACGCGACCGGGCCATTGCGCGTCCCGAAGCGAAGAGAGAAGGACGATCATGAGCGGCAAGCTATATTGCGCAACAAGGACGATAACGCCGTTAGAGCGCGCATAGCCACGATAAAGGGCCAGGTAAAAAAGACAGTTCAATAATGCCAAGGATACCGGGAAGATAAATCCCGCGCCATCCGGGACGCAAAATGCGACGAACATGTCGTCCCGTCATCAGGCACGCGGCACCCACTGCGAGAAGAGAAATGACGTTGGAAAGAAAAAGAAACTGGTAAAAATCGAGCCTGGACTGACCTGTCTTCGCGACGACGGCAATCATACTCCATAAAATGACGCAGATCAGCGCAGCCAGGCGTGGACTTGTAGGCATCGTCATATCTCACCTTATTTCGTTTGATTTTTGAGATAAAACACGCTGGCGCGGCGATGACGTCAGGCGGGCACCCCGGCCCTCTCACTTAAAGACATCCAACGCCGTGAAGCAAGGTAGGGACTGAAATTGTCCCACTGATTGCAGCGCGCTGCGACACCCCTCCGAGATGAGTACGCACACCTAATGGCGTGAGAACAGAACCCGAGCTCTCAAAGCGTGCTTGACAGGCTAAGCAGCGCCGACATCCATCAGTGAGGGGGACTTATTCCCCTTCAACGGCCTCTGTCTTCTCCTCCGGCGTGCCCATCATGGCATCGGAGACAACCCCGGCTTGATCCCGAATGCGGCGCTCAATATCAGCCGCAACCTCAGGATGGTCGTGCAGGAACTGCTTGGCATTTTCCCGCCCCTGCCCAACACGCTGACTATCATATGAGAACCAGGCACCCGATTTTTCAACGATATTGGCTTTGACACCAAGGTCAATCAATTCACCAGTTTTACTGATACCCTCACCATACATAATGTCAAATTCGACCTGCTTGAAAGGCGGCGCCATTTTATTTTTGACAACTTTGACGCGTGTCTGATTTCCCGTCACCTCATCACGCTCCTTGATCGCACCGATCCGACGGATATCCAGCCGCACAGAAGCGTAGAATTTCAGTGCGTTCCCGCCTGTCGTCGTCTCCGGATTACCGAACATGACGCCGATTTTCATGCGGATCTGGTTGAGAAAAATCACCATCGTGTTGGAACGGGAGACTGTGCCCGTCAATTTCCGCAGGGCCTGACTCATCAACCTTGCATGGAGGCCAACATGACTATCCCCCATATCGCCTTCAAGCTCCGCCCTTGGGACGAGGGCCGCAACGGAATCCACCACCAGCACATCCACCGCGCCGGATCGCACGAGCGTATCCGCGATCTCCAAAGCCTGTTCCCCCGCATCGGGCTGGCTGAGGAGGAGGTTATCAAGGTCGACGCCCAATTTACGTGCGTAACCCGGATCGAGCGCGTGCTCCGCATCCACGAAGGCGCAGACACCGCCCTTTTTCTGCACTTCCGCGATGGCGTGGAGCGCGAGCGTCGTCTTGCCGGAACTTTCCGGTCCATAAATTTCGATAATCCGACCGCGCGGCAGCCCGCCAATGCCCAGTGCAATATCAAGGGAGAGCGAACCCGTTGAAATCACATCAACCTGCTCATGCGGGCGTTGACCCATACGCATGATGGAGCCTTTGCCAAAAGCACGCTCAATCTGACTTAAAGCGCCTTCCAGAGCCTTGTTTTTGTCCATCCTGGTCAATCCCTTTCCTTAGGCTGATCTATCAAGCTGCACCGGATCAACAGATCTAGAACAAAATACGAACAAAAAAGTTTAAACAAAAAAGTTTAATCGCAAGCTAAACTTTAACGATTTCCCTGTCGCATCACGGCGTTTTTTTTACAGTATCACCCAAAGCCAGGCCACCGCCCCTCGGGTCAGTCTGCGCCATGCAGGCACGTCCGTCGCAATGTGAGAAATTGACGCGCCCCTGCACCGTCTCCGGTGCCGGGGCGGCCCCTTCATTGACGGCCCTGACCGCCTTGGCCAAGGCATCCGCAGCGTCATTCTGGCCGGAACTCGCCAGTGCTGCGCGCACCTGTTTCTGGCGCGTCACGATGGCAGCACTTAGCATAGGTTGCGGTGCGGTTTCGGGTGATCGTGCCAGCACAATACCGGTCAAGGCCGCGACACGCCCGGTGCCGAAGAGGTTATTATTTGTCAGGCTACACGCCACGGCTCCGCCGGAACGGTCCATGACCGTAAAAGATGTTGATGCGGGAAGCGCAGGCAACGCGCCGGTAAAATTCTGCGCCTGATCCACCCAGGCTTGGGCTGAAGCCGCGTTGGCCTGCGCGGAAGGTGTTGCACGCCAGGCCGCCACAGCCGCCTGCGCCGACTCCGCCCCCCGAAGCGCCACCGCCGCCCCGAGGCCGCCATCGGCCGGAGGTGGCAGAAACCAGACAATATGATCTTTTCCCTGCACACGGATCGGGGTTTGCACCGCTGGCAAAGCATCCCGCATCGCGGCGCGGCTCAGCCCCCCGCCAGCAAGATTGGCTTCCGTGAGGAAGAACGTCCCCAACGCGCCATTATAGAAATCGCCGACTCCCATGCGGCGTGTGCGCTCCAGAAACCGTGCGAGACGCGGCTGCACCAGTCGGTCACCCTTTTTGAGGGGTGCGTCTTCCCCGCGCATGAAGATATTTCGCGCGGCGTCATCGGCGAAAAGAGCGCCGTGCACGGCCTGAAGATCTTCCGCCAGGCGCGAGCTGACACTTATTCCGCGTTCCGCCAGCGTGATGGCGGGCACCATAAGGTCTTCAAACTGGATCTGCCCGTGATCTCGCTGCAGGCGATAAATGCCGCGCAACATCATGGGCACGGCGGCGGGCCGCGACGCCCCTGAACCGCCCCCCGCAACAGGCAGGAAAGTCACGGCTTGAGGCTTCTGACCGGAATGGGCGATGAGGCAGGCACCCCCGCCGCCAAGTGAAGCGCGGGAGGGCAGGGTGACGGATAAGGTCAGCGCCATGGCGGCCGCGGCATCAGCCGCATTGCCGCCCGCCAGCAAGACATCACGCCCGATCATTGCCGCGCGCGGCTCATCGGCCGCGACGGACCCGAATTGGGAAGGGAGTTCCGGCGTCGTATGCCCGAAAAGCGCGTGGCCAATCGGGGAAACTGAATGACAGGCCGCGACCCCGAAAACAACGCAGAGACTTGTCACGCCAACAAGCGCGCGGCGCATGGCCCCTCGGGCAGAAATTCGATTTGAAGGTGCAGGCGCTACGAACGTCACCGGGGCTTCACTCCTGGCTATGGCAGATATATCCGGCAGGGATTCTTCAAAAAGCTGCATCCCGACCCAGGCAGGTCCGCATGCACTCTCCACCCTACAGAGTCAGGTCTAACGGCGTACGCGCCGGTCGGCAACTTAAACTCACGCCGCGCGCCGGATGTTTTTGCTTGTCGCCGATAAATGGGCTAAACTAGGTCCGTCCATAACAAAATTGCGCTGTGCTGCAAGGCACATAAATATCTCTCCTCCCGTTTGAAGCAAGGATCGTAATGCGTCGTCCTTTGACCGCCATCCCGGCCTTATTCCTCGCACCCTTTTTCTCGGGCAGCCTCGCCTGTGCCGCGCCTCAGCAGGACATATTTACACCCGCTCAAAGGCAGGAAGTCGTAAAAATTCTGCGTCAGGCCCTCAAGGATGATCCGACTATCCTCAGTGATGCCATTGTCAGCCTCAAATCCAAAGCGCAGGAGCAGCAGCGCTCAGAAACGGTCAGCCAGTTGGATGCGCAGAAAGACGCG
This DNA window, taken from Acetobacteraceae bacterium, encodes the following:
- the recA gene encoding recombinase RecA; amino-acid sequence: MDKNKALEGALSQIERAFGKGSIMRMGQRPHEQVDVISTGSLSLDIALGIGGLPRGRIIEIYGPESSGKTTLALHAIAEVQKKGGVCAFVDAEHALDPGYARKLGVDLDNLLLSQPDAGEQALEIADTLVRSGAVDVLVVDSVAALVPRAELEGDMGDSHVGLHARLMSQALRKLTGTVSRSNTMVIFLNQIRMKIGVMFGNPETTTGGNALKFYASVRLDIRRIGAIKERDEVTGNQTRVKVVKNKMAPPFKQVEFDIMYGEGISKTGELIDLGVKANIVEKSGAWFSYDSQRVGQGRENAKQFLHDHPEVAADIERRIRDQAGVVSDAMMGTPEEKTEAVEGE
- a CDS encoding Hint domain-containing protein, whose protein sequence is MSVPKSGTYTFSIYALQDGHLVSSESGGVRLRYRIDEDTNYSWKNIPVTFKDNIMYFVDDRGVTHAISYEPDKLFWQLDYTHDSVILESTNSPFRHFILSAEPLGALPPSQIVDYDMNNHSWTAGPRTYTDHYSTEDAFSSIVCFLKNARIAVPGGFKLVQHIRPGDWVTVAYNGSRNADRVIWAGRARCHVRSSLPDNFSGAPVRIRAHAFGPGEPTHDLLVTADHCIFCDGAFIPARMLVNGITISYEKALRAYTYCHIETEEHAIIEANDLLTESYLDTDNRAAFRDYETETAHHAPIKYWHSASAAPLIVARNVVEPLYYRLQQRGLQMSLSHP
- a CDS encoding ATP-dependent Clp protease proteolytic subunit, yielding MASSTADREIGPVRMQAKSDFPSQFNVARLQGASPTSIRSADPEPATPDSGNTEAAPAPGASNVENKLFEQRTVLIFGGIDDKIARDATARLLALASESDKPIDVYVNSPGGHVESGDTIHDVIKFVDEKAPVNMIGTGWVASAGALIFAAGHRDRRFCLPNTRFLLHQPAGGVRGPASDIAIEAREILKMRERLNHLFAKVTGQDYEKIVKDTDRNHWLSAEEAISYGLVSRVISQMSELPR
- a CDS encoding gamma-glutamyltransferase is translated as MRRALVGVTSLCVVFGVAACHSVSPIGHALFGHTTPELPSQFGSVAADEPRAAMIGRDVLLAGGNAADAAAAMALTLSVTLPSRASLGGGGACLIAHSGQKPQAVTFLPVAGGGSGASRPAAVPMMLRGIYRLQRDHGQIQFEDLMVPAITLAERGISVSSRLAEDLQAVHGALFADDAARNIFMRGEDAPLKKGDRLVQPRLARFLERTRRMGVGDFYNGALGTFFLTEANLAGGGLSRAAMRDALPAVQTPIRVQGKDHIVWFLPPPADGGLGAAVALRGAESAQAAVAAWRATPSAQANAASAQAWVDQAQNFTGALPALPASTSFTVMDRSGGAVACSLTNNNLFGTGRVAALTGIVLARSPETAPQPMLSAAIVTRQKQVRAALASSGQNDAADALAKAVRAVNEGAAPAPETVQGRVNFSHCDGRACMAQTDPRGGGLALGDTVKKTP
- a CDS encoding DMT family transporter — encoded protein: MFVAFCVPDGAGFIFPVSLALLNCLFYLALYRGYARSNGVIVLVAQYSLPLMIVLLSSLRDAQWPGRVKALDLAVGSFAFLIAVTKGHITSLNISDPISILIVLAGAFCFALMSTLSKNFVSDAFIGTFWLFFASMIGSLILMTSLSQLPHLEDVNLVSVLTNGIFINGVSYILWVLACARGDASETAALIFLSPILSAI